A genomic segment from Glycine soja cultivar W05 chromosome 18, ASM419377v2, whole genome shotgun sequence encodes:
- the LOC114396946 gene encoding G-type lectin S-receptor-like serine/threonine-protein kinase At1g34300, translating to MGEEGRASKSSVRDKPKGQVLFWHIGNVRMDVSNEVSDSLRRLKKANWLTQSFQQLREATNGSKDKLGRDAYGTVYSGVLILEGRHVEVAVKQVEEQGEKEFVTEVQVIALTHHRNLGLLGYCNEQNHRLLVYEKMENGTLFNFLFGEGNKPKWES from the exons ATGGGAGAAGAGGGGCGGGCATCAAAGTCTTCTGTTAG GGACAAACCTAAGGGTCAAGTTTTGTTTTGGCATATTGGAAATGTTAGGATGGATGTGTCCAATGAGGTATCAGACTCTTTAAGAAGATTGAAAAAGGCCAATTGGCTTACTC AATCATTCCAACAGCTGAGAGAAGCAACAAATGGATCCAAGGACAAACTCGGCCGAGATGCTTATGGTACGGTATATAGCGGGGTTTTAATCTTGGAGGGTCGACACGTTGAAGTTGCTGTCAAACAAGTAGAAGAGCAAGGTGAGAAAGAATTTGTTACAGAAGTTCAAGTTATTGCTCTGACTCATCATAGAAATCTTGGGTTATTGGGGTATTGCAATGAGCAGAATCACAGGCTTTTGGTTTATGAGAAAATGGAAAATGGGACACTTTTCAACTTCCTTTTTGGAGAAGGGAATAAACCCAAATGGGAGAGTTGA